A region of Massilia sp. KIM DNA encodes the following proteins:
- the pgsA gene encoding CDP-diacylglycerol--glycerol-3-phosphate 3-phosphatidyltransferase yields the protein MPFNIPILLTWLRVALIPLVVGVYYLPTHWLPLADRNLAATLVFIVAAVTDWFDGYLARRWNQTSAFGAFLDPVADKLMVAGALLVLVQLDRVNAVIAFIIIGREITISALREWMAEIGARKSVAVSSLGKIKTAAQMAAIPMLLFHDRLLGLVDTHYWGEYLLWVAGVLTVWSMFYYLRKAWPLIKEKSGVA from the coding sequence ATGCCTTTCAACATCCCGATCCTCCTGACCTGGTTACGCGTAGCGCTCATTCCCCTGGTTGTCGGTGTCTACTACCTGCCCACCCACTGGCTGCCGCTGGCCGACCGCAACCTGGCCGCGACCCTGGTGTTCATCGTCGCCGCCGTGACCGACTGGTTCGACGGCTACCTGGCGCGGCGCTGGAACCAGACCTCGGCCTTTGGCGCCTTCCTCGACCCGGTCGCCGACAAGCTGATGGTGGCGGGGGCGCTGCTGGTGCTGGTGCAGCTGGACCGCGTCAACGCCGTGATCGCCTTCATCATCATCGGCCGCGAGATCACCATCTCGGCCCTGCGCGAGTGGATGGCCGAGATCGGCGCGCGCAAGTCGGTCGCGGTCAGCTCGCTCGGCAAGATCAAGACCGCGGCCCAGATGGCGGCCATCCCGATGCTGCTCTTCCATGACCGCCTGCTGGGCCTGGTCGACACCCACTACTGGGGCGAGTACCTGCTGTGGGTCGCTGGCGTGCTCACCGTCTGGTCGATGTTCTACTATCTGCGCAAGGCCTGGCCTTTGATCAAAGAGAAGTCCGGCGTGGCGTAA
- a CDS encoding nuclear transport factor 2 family protein, producing MNEAVHPKRRNFLGTVSLSLMAAAAQLAPAAEVLAATRASSKSDATGVAHVDAYFEALAAKDKRGIVPHLAGNIELLGPIFAEPTQGRETVVQVLAGFLDTIDTLEVHGQLASGRDVAVFFSFTVQGITVKGNEHLHLDENGLIDHIEVAWRPLPAAVQVQEIIARKLGFQPLRLVPAA from the coding sequence ATGAACGAAGCAGTCCATCCGAAACGCCGCAATTTCCTCGGTACCGTTTCGCTGAGCCTGATGGCCGCTGCGGCCCAATTGGCGCCAGCCGCCGAAGTCCTGGCAGCGACGCGGGCGTCAAGCAAGAGCGACGCCACTGGCGTGGCTCATGTCGACGCTTACTTCGAGGCCTTGGCGGCAAAGGACAAGCGGGGTATCGTCCCTCACCTGGCCGGTAACATCGAGCTGCTTGGCCCGATCTTTGCCGAGCCGACGCAAGGAAGGGAGACAGTCGTGCAGGTGCTGGCGGGTTTTCTCGATACGATCGACACGCTCGAGGTGCATGGGCAACTCGCATCCGGACGCGACGTGGCCGTGTTCTTCAGCTTTACTGTCCAGGGAATCACGGTCAAAGGTAACGAGCATCTCCACCTTGATGAAAACGGCCTGATCGACCACATCGAAGTGGCATGGCGCCCCCTGCCCGCGGCAGTCCAGGTGCAGGAAATCATCGCGCGTAAGCTTGGATTCCAGCCCTTGCGCCTGGTGCCGGCCGCGTGA
- a CDS encoding proline dehydrogenase family protein: MHDPGPAQFPPAWQAASRQAAEALRLLALDEAVKERFLRDPELNRLAGRVAARYIAGRNIDDTLPALERIRRRGHHVSVEYMGESCRDGAQADAETGVFLALIDALDAARMPGTICFDLSHVGSLVSPEFGYENARRIAIAAARGGREVMISMEGAERADAIYAIYARLQREAGLSHVGITVPAKLHRSAEDLPRLLELPGRIRLVKGAFAEPDSVALRRDDPLLGERYRAYAARLIDSGHLCSIATHDRAIQQDLAARLQRSGGAGGGQVEFESLMGLGTEQIDDLQRRGFRTREYAVFGEEYFLYVLNRIAEEPSRLFQAVSDLLAPQPH; encoded by the coding sequence ATGCACGATCCAGGCCCAGCCCAGTTTCCCCCCGCATGGCAGGCGGCCAGCCGGCAGGCTGCCGAAGCCCTGCGCCTGCTCGCCCTCGACGAGGCGGTCAAGGAACGCTTTCTGCGCGACCCCGAACTGAACCGCCTCGCTGGCCGGGTCGCCGCGCGCTACATCGCCGGAAGGAACATCGATGACACCCTGCCCGCGCTCGAGCGCATCCGCCGGCGCGGGCACCACGTCTCGGTCGAGTACATGGGAGAGAGCTGCCGCGACGGCGCCCAGGCGGACGCCGAGACCGGCGTGTTCCTGGCGCTGATCGACGCGCTCGACGCCGCGCGCATGCCGGGCACGATCTGCTTCGACCTGTCGCACGTCGGCTCCCTCGTGAGTCCGGAATTCGGCTACGAGAACGCGCGCCGCATCGCCATCGCGGCGGCGCGCGGCGGGCGCGAGGTCATGATTTCGATGGAAGGCGCCGAGCGCGCCGACGCCATCTACGCCATCTATGCGCGCCTGCAGCGCGAAGCGGGGCTTTCCCATGTCGGCATCACGGTGCCGGCCAAGCTGCACCGCAGCGCCGAGGATCTGCCGCGCCTGCTGGAGCTGCCCGGACGCATCCGGCTCGTCAAGGGCGCCTTCGCCGAGCCTGACAGCGTGGCCCTGCGCCGCGACGATCCCCTGCTGGGAGAGCGCTACCGCGCGTATGCGGCGCGCCTGATCGACAGCGGCCACCTGTGCTCGATCGCGACCCATGACCGCGCCATCCAGCAGGACCTGGCGGCCCGCTTGCAGCGCTCAGGTGGCGCCGGCGGCGGCCAGGTCGAGTTCGAGTCGCTGATGGGACTGGGAACGGAGCAGATCGACGACCTCCAGCGGCGCGGCTTCCGCACCCGCGAATACGCGGTGTTCGGCGAGGAATACTTCCTGTACGTGCTGAACCGGATCGCGGAGGAGCCGAGCCGGCTGTTCCAGGCGGTCAGCGACCTGCTGGCGCCCCAGCCGCACTAG
- a CDS encoding PEP-CTERM sorting domain-containing protein produces the protein MKRLLATTLLALCASGTVTAAPVLGQVYLDAANQKWTYIGSFNVSDGPQWSNGGITYNGIEAATLLFGAPAPGGAYALSTDDDFVNHLAWYDGYGQTQHLDNGGGNVGLPEDINEDPDGDGYTFAGFGLGDWSAYIRDHDEALNSVNYVFTRLDDVPGRVPEPTSIALTLLGAAALGAARRRKA, from the coding sequence ATGAAACGACTTCTCGCCACCACCCTCCTTGCGCTGTGCGCCTCGGGCACCGTGACCGCCGCGCCGGTCCTCGGCCAGGTCTACCTCGACGCCGCCAACCAGAAATGGACCTACATCGGTTCGTTCAACGTCAGCGACGGCCCGCAGTGGTCCAACGGCGGCATCACCTACAACGGCATCGAAGCCGCCACCCTGCTGTTTGGCGCACCGGCGCCTGGCGGCGCCTACGCCCTCAGCACGGACGACGACTTCGTCAACCACCTAGCCTGGTACGACGGCTATGGCCAGACCCAGCATCTGGACAATGGCGGCGGCAACGTCGGGCTTCCCGAAGACATCAACGAGGATCCCGATGGCGACGGCTACACCTTCGCCGGCTTCGGCCTGGGCGACTGGTCCGCGTACATCCGGGACCACGACGAAGCGCTCAACTCCGTCAACTACGTGTTCACCCGCCTGGACGATGTCCCGGGCCGCGTCCCCGAGCCCACCTCCATCGCCCTCACCCTGCTGGGCGCCGCCGCGCTGGGCGCGGCGCGCCGCAGGAAGGCCTGA
- a CDS encoding SDR family NAD(P)-dependent oxidoreductase codes for MSTSQKVAIVTGASQGIGAAIVQAYRKLGYRVVASSRNIKPSDDPDLVTVAGDIGERSTAQRIVAEAVARFGRVDSLVNNAGIYIGKPFTEFTVEDFDAKMNVNMAGFFHITQLALREIEKQGAGHVVTITGSIDNGMSGGVYTGLAGLTKGGLNAATRALAIEYAEKRIRFNAVAPGVIETPMHDPDMLKFFGKYHPLGRIGSANEVAEAVSFLERAEFVTGEIIHVDGGQHAGR; via the coding sequence ATGAGTACTTCGCAAAAGGTTGCCATCGTCACGGGCGCATCGCAAGGCATCGGCGCCGCCATCGTCCAGGCCTATCGCAAGCTCGGATATCGCGTCGTCGCGAGCTCGCGCAACATCAAGCCATCCGACGATCCCGACCTGGTGACCGTGGCCGGCGACATCGGCGAGCGCAGCACCGCCCAGCGCATCGTGGCCGAGGCGGTCGCGCGTTTCGGTCGTGTCGACAGCCTGGTCAACAATGCCGGTATCTATATCGGCAAGCCGTTCACTGAATTTACCGTCGAGGACTTCGACGCCAAGATGAACGTGAACATGGCCGGCTTCTTCCACATCACCCAACTTGCCCTGCGCGAGATCGAAAAGCAGGGCGCGGGCCACGTGGTGACGATCACCGGCAGCATCGATAATGGCATGAGCGGAGGCGTGTACACCGGACTGGCAGGCTTGACCAAGGGCGGCTTGAACGCCGCCACCCGCGCGCTGGCGATCGAGTACGCCGAGAAGCGCATCCGCTTCAATGCGGTCGCGCCGGGCGTCATCGAGACGCCAATGCACGATCCGGACATGCTCAAGTTCTTCGGCAAGTATCATCCGCTTGGCCGAATCGGCAGCGCGAATGAGGTGGCCGAGGCAGTCAGCTTCCTGGAGAGAGCCGAATTCGTCACGGGCGAGATCATCCACGTCGACGGCGGCCAGCACGCGGGCCGCTGA
- a CDS encoding EAL domain-containing protein, which yields MRGRVIVLFSIGVAAACVVLPPWFAFQEARRQGFVAAAEIAQTYAQDVLHRADETARQTGRVFTQLERVPDGPCSEASLRLMRQLDLTSTYIQAMGHVRDGAVVCSSMGGPPIPLGGDVFRTARGVLIHPRVPVDTPGASPLMAVVRNGFAVLVHRDLPLDTSTAIPGVALGVMHLDALRRGPPELAKGLVKREWLARLGARAEAVFIDGGQLVALRRSPEFRIVAVAAVPMAYLEERAAAIAWRLVPAGALFGLALAAAVLLLARQQRSLPTALRQGLRRNEFHLHYQPIVDLDSGRWVGLEALLRWRRAGGETIGPELFIPVAERSGMMSRLTERVFELAAADLGAFLASHPGFHLAVNLCPTDLHSEALLGMVDRFLERTGAGASSLMVEITERGLLDVNSARRIIAALRARGVGIAVDDFGTGYSSLSYLETLELDYLKIDRSFIEAIGTGAPTSQVVGHIVAMARAMGLRMIAEGIESEAQAEFLRGHAVQYAQGWLFGKPAPAAEVLRLAQAGEGAGLAMMSAA from the coding sequence ATGCGCGGTCGGGTGATCGTCCTGTTCAGCATCGGCGTCGCGGCGGCATGCGTCGTCTTGCCGCCCTGGTTCGCATTCCAGGAAGCCCGGCGCCAGGGCTTCGTCGCCGCCGCCGAGATCGCGCAGACCTATGCCCAGGACGTCCTGCACCGCGCCGACGAGACCGCGCGCCAGACCGGGCGGGTCTTCACCCAGCTGGAGCGGGTGCCTGACGGTCCCTGTTCGGAAGCCTCGCTGCGCCTGATGCGCCAGCTCGACCTGACCTCGACCTACATCCAGGCCATGGGCCACGTGCGCGATGGCGCCGTGGTCTGCTCGTCGATGGGCGGCCCGCCTATCCCCCTGGGCGGCGATGTGTTCCGCACCGCGCGCGGGGTACTGATCCATCCGCGCGTGCCGGTCGACACGCCCGGCGCCTCGCCGCTGATGGCGGTCGTGCGCAACGGTTTCGCGGTGCTGGTGCACCGCGACCTGCCACTCGACACCTCGACCGCGATCCCCGGCGTGGCTCTGGGTGTGATGCATCTGGACGCCCTGCGCCGGGGCCCGCCGGAGCTGGCCAAGGGCCTGGTCAAGCGCGAGTGGCTGGCCAGGCTCGGCGCGCGCGCGGAGGCGGTGTTCATCGATGGCGGCCAACTGGTCGCGCTGCGGCGCTCCCCCGAGTTTCGCATCGTCGCGGTCGCCGCCGTGCCGATGGCCTACCTCGAGGAGCGCGCGGCGGCGATCGCGTGGCGCCTGGTGCCGGCCGGGGCCCTCTTCGGGCTGGCGCTGGCGGCCGCCGTCCTGCTGCTGGCGCGCCAGCAGCGCTCGCTCCCGACGGCGCTGAGGCAGGGCTTGCGCCGCAACGAATTCCACCTGCACTACCAGCCGATCGTCGACCTCGACAGCGGGCGCTGGGTCGGACTGGAAGCCCTGTTGCGCTGGCGGCGCGCGGGCGGAGAGACGATCGGCCCGGAACTCTTCATCCCGGTGGCGGAACGGAGCGGCATGATGTCGCGCCTGACCGAAAGGGTGTTCGAGCTCGCCGCGGCCGACCTGGGCGCCTTCCTCGCCTCCCATCCCGGCTTCCACCTCGCCGTCAACCTGTGCCCCACCGACCTGCATTCGGAGGCGCTGCTGGGAATGGTCGACCGCTTCCTGGAGCGCACCGGCGCCGGTGCGTCCAGCCTGATGGTCGAGATCACGGAGCGCGGCTTGCTCGACGTGAACAGCGCCCGCCGCATCATCGCGGCGCTGCGCGCGCGCGGCGTCGGCATCGCCGTCGACGACTTCGGCACCGGCTATTCCAGCCTGTCCTACCTGGAGACCCTGGAGCTCGACTACCTCAAGATCGACCGTTCCTTCATCGAGGCGATCGGCACCGGGGCCCCGACCAGCCAGGTGGTGGGCCACATCGTTGCGATGGCGCGCGCGATGGGGCTGCGCATGATCGCCGAGGGCATCGAGAGCGAGGCCCAGGCCGAGTTCCTGCGCGGGCACGCGGTCCAGTATGCCCAGGGCTGGCTGTTCGGCAAGCCGGCGCCGGCCGCCGAGGTGCTGCGCCTGGCGCAAGCGGGCGAGGGCGCCGGACTGGCCATGATGAGCGCCGCCTGA
- a CDS encoding carboxymuconolactone decarboxylase family protein, translating to MENTNYPRPGGIPDSVGRVAPALERYTSEILTGQVWQRPQLPMRDRSIVTISVLIARNQSEHLPSHVETALDLGVTPAALSALITHLAFYSGWANAIAATKVVEPVFERRGIDRSQLAPSGAQVLAQDPLAEERRHATVMRRFGAVAPGLVELTTDVLFRDLWLRPELSMRGRCLATIASVIATAQTAQLAFYLNRALDHGISRAELSEVMIQVAFYAGWSSAYTALAVLKDVFEGRPD from the coding sequence ATGGAAAACACAAACTATCCGCGCCCTGGTGGGATACCGGACAGCGTGGGCAGGGTCGCGCCTGCGCTCGAACGCTATACCTCCGAGATTCTCACTGGACAGGTATGGCAGCGTCCACAGCTACCCATGCGGGACCGCAGCATCGTCACGATATCGGTGCTGATCGCACGCAACCAGAGCGAACACCTGCCCTCGCATGTCGAGACGGCGCTCGACCTTGGCGTCACTCCCGCTGCGTTATCCGCTTTGATCACTCATCTCGCATTCTATTCAGGTTGGGCCAACGCGATCGCCGCAACGAAGGTCGTAGAACCGGTGTTCGAGCGGCGCGGCATCGACCGCTCGCAGCTTGCTCCATCCGGCGCACAAGTGCTTGCGCAGGACCCGCTTGCCGAAGAACGACGCCACGCGACCGTGATGCGCAGGTTCGGCGCCGTCGCGCCTGGACTCGTCGAGTTGACAACCGATGTACTGTTCAGGGACTTGTGGCTGAGACCCGAACTCTCGATGCGCGGCCGTTGCCTCGCCACGATCGCTTCCGTCATCGCGACGGCGCAGACTGCGCAGCTCGCCTTCTACCTGAACCGTGCGCTGGACCATGGCATCAGTCGCGCCGAACTGTCCGAAGTGATGATTCAGGTCGCCTTCTATGCGGGTTGGTCGAGCGCTTACACGGCGCTGGCCGTGCTCAAGGACGTGTTTGAGGGCCGGCCAGACTGA
- a CDS encoding nuclear transport factor 2 family protein, producing the protein MNTTHVDAYFKALSNKDKAGIASHLAKDIVLHGPIFPEPTEGKEAVANILSGFLDTIDALDVKLRFASDRNVAVFFSFSCEGVTVKGNEHLHLNEDGLIDHIEVAWRPLPAAVMVQESFARKLGFQPMRLVPA; encoded by the coding sequence ATGAACACTACCCACGTCGACGCCTACTTCAAGGCCCTGAGCAACAAGGACAAGGCCGGCATCGCATCCCACCTTGCCAAGGACATCGTCCTGCACGGACCCATTTTTCCTGAACCGACCGAAGGAAAAGAAGCCGTTGCGAACATCCTTTCGGGCTTCCTCGATACAATCGACGCGCTCGACGTGAAGCTGCGATTTGCTTCGGACCGCAATGTGGCCGTATTCTTCAGCTTCTCGTGCGAGGGCGTCACCGTCAAGGGCAACGAACATCTGCACCTGAACGAGGACGGACTGATCGACCATATCGAAGTGGCCTGGCGCCCCCTCCCCGCTGCCGTGATGGTCCAGGAGAGCTTCGCCAGAAAGCTCGGCTTCCAGCCGATGCGCCTGGTTCCCGCCTGA
- a CDS encoding zinc-dependent alcohol dehydrogenase family protein, which translates to MKETMKAVVLKAFEAPMTLDEVERPHAGPGQVLVRIMASGVNPLDLKIAAGKADHAKAVLPAILGIDMAGVVESVGEGVQGFAPGDEVWGMTGGVGGVQGSLAELAAVDARLLARKPASIGMREAAALPLVFITAWEGLVDRAHVSAGRTVLVHGGAGGVGHIAVQIARAAGAQVYATGNVAQRATIEGFGATFIDYQSTSVEEYVQQYTDGEGFDIVYDTVGGATLDASFKAARRYHGHVVSCLGWGTHALAPLSFRAATYSGVFTLLPLLSGKERANHGAIMTEAAKLVDEGKIRVLLDERRFALDQVGQAHAAMQDGSARGKIVVEVA; encoded by the coding sequence ATGAAAGAGACGATGAAAGCAGTTGTATTGAAAGCCTTTGAAGCACCGATGACCCTGGACGAGGTCGAGCGTCCGCATGCCGGACCGGGCCAGGTGCTGGTGCGCATCATGGCCAGCGGCGTGAATCCCCTGGACCTCAAGATCGCCGCAGGGAAGGCCGATCACGCCAAGGCCGTGCTGCCAGCCATCCTCGGCATCGACATGGCCGGTGTGGTGGAGAGCGTCGGCGAAGGCGTGCAAGGTTTCGCGCCCGGCGACGAGGTGTGGGGCATGACCGGCGGCGTCGGCGGTGTGCAGGGCTCGCTGGCGGAACTGGCCGCCGTGGACGCCCGGCTGCTGGCCCGCAAGCCCGCCAGCATCGGCATGCGCGAAGCGGCGGCGCTGCCGCTGGTGTTCATCACCGCCTGGGAGGGCCTGGTCGATCGCGCCCATGTCTCGGCCGGCAGGACGGTGCTGGTGCATGGCGGCGCAGGCGGCGTGGGACACATTGCCGTCCAGATTGCGCGCGCCGCCGGCGCCCAGGTCTATGCCACCGGCAATGTGGCCCAGCGCGCCACCATCGAAGGCTTCGGCGCGACCTTCATCGATTACCAGAGCACCAGCGTCGAGGAATACGTGCAGCAGTACACCGACGGCGAAGGCTTCGACATCGTCTACGACACCGTCGGCGGGGCCACGCTGGACGCGTCCTTCAAGGCCGCGCGCCGCTACCACGGCCACGTGGTGAGCTGCCTGGGCTGGGGCACGCATGCGCTGGCGCCGCTGTCCTTCCGCGCCGCCACCTATTCGGGCGTGTTCACCCTGCTGCCCCTGCTCAGCGGCAAGGAGCGCGCCAACCACGGCGCGATCATGACCGAGGCGGCCAAGCTGGTGGATGAAGGCAAGATCCGAGTGCTGCTGGACGAACGCCGCTTTGCCCTGGACCAGGTCGGCCAGGCCCACGCCGCCATGCAGGACGGCAGCGCGCGCGGCAAGATCGTGGTGGAAGTCGCATGA
- a CDS encoding LysR family transcriptional regulator: protein MDKLDAMRVFCAVVEAGGFSRAAERLGMSPSTVTMQVASLESHFRVKLLNRTTRSMSLTSEGVLCHQHALRLLTEMSDLESQLHEAADLPSGTLRVDMPGIVSRLYVAPALPRFLAQYPDITLRATVSDRLLDMVEEGVDVMIRIGNVADSGLVARQLMQTRFVCCASPDFVRRHGMPRSPEDLPDFDCLGFMLPKLRRLRPWVFDGADEFHPGTRVSSDHVDSLLEMCKAGGGIAQFMSLSVAEALRSGELLPVLAPWQADGPVVHALFQQRHQRAAKVRAFIDFVSALFAAPTQAGSPA, encoded by the coding sequence ATGGACAAGCTCGACGCAATGCGCGTCTTCTGTGCGGTAGTGGAGGCCGGTGGCTTCAGCAGGGCCGCCGAACGCCTCGGCATGTCGCCCTCGACGGTGACGATGCAGGTGGCCAGCCTCGAATCGCATTTTCGCGTGAAACTGCTGAACCGGACCACGCGCAGCATGTCCCTGACCAGCGAGGGCGTCCTGTGTCACCAGCACGCGCTGCGCTTGCTGACCGAGATGTCCGACCTGGAGTCGCAATTGCACGAGGCGGCGGATCTGCCCAGTGGGACGCTGCGGGTGGACATGCCGGGCATCGTCTCGCGCCTCTACGTGGCGCCCGCGCTGCCGCGTTTCCTCGCGCAGTATCCCGACATCACTCTGCGCGCCACCGTCAGCGACCGCCTGCTCGACATGGTGGAAGAGGGCGTGGACGTCATGATCCGCATCGGGAACGTGGCGGACTCCGGCCTGGTTGCGCGCCAGTTGATGCAGACCCGCTTCGTTTGCTGCGCCTCGCCCGACTTCGTGCGCCGGCACGGAATGCCGCGCTCGCCCGAGGACCTGCCGGATTTCGATTGCCTGGGCTTCATGCTGCCCAAGCTGAGGCGCTTGCGGCCCTGGGTGTTCGATGGCGCCGACGAATTCCATCCCGGCACACGGGTCAGCTCCGACCACGTCGACTCGCTGCTCGAAATGTGCAAGGCGGGCGGCGGGATAGCCCAGTTCATGTCGCTGTCCGTGGCGGAAGCGCTGCGCAGCGGCGAGCTGCTGCCCGTGCTCGCGCCCTGGCAGGCAGACGGCCCCGTGGTGCACGCGCTATTCCAGCAACGCCACCAACGCGCGGCGAAAGTCCGCGCATTCATCGATTTCGTGAGCGCCTTGTTCGCTGCGCCGACCCAAGCGGGCAGTCCGGCCTGA
- a CDS encoding LysR family transcriptional regulator — protein MHIHTLRYFLTVATTGSFLATARHFDVPASSVSRAIAALEKEVGQQLFYRSTRAVRLTEPGQRYYTQVRAAVELLDSATEQIDPRASGTRGLVRINAPESLGRLHIGALVNQMQRKYPELLVELTLTNTFVDPVQAGADVILRVGRLVDSGLIGKVVCNQRYVLAASPAYLAEHGTPANPEDLLQHSCLLYKGLVEPQRWHFRRSADEDYEPLVVSGPLRSNNSEILIQAAIAGRGIVLFPTWLFPPTSFKDGRLVSLLADWEMSAYADQLYIQILSPENRLRSQKVRDVSAFLVEAIGSPPYWEQWI, from the coding sequence ATGCACATCCATACATTGCGTTACTTCCTCACTGTCGCGACGACCGGCAGTTTCCTCGCAACTGCACGCCACTTCGACGTCCCGGCATCCTCGGTGTCGCGCGCCATCGCCGCACTGGAAAAGGAAGTCGGTCAGCAGCTCTTCTATCGGAGCACTCGTGCGGTAAGGCTGACCGAGCCAGGGCAACGCTACTACACGCAGGTTCGCGCCGCAGTGGAGCTGCTGGACAGCGCGACGGAGCAGATCGATCCCCGCGCGTCTGGAACGCGCGGACTGGTCAGGATCAACGCCCCGGAATCCTTGGGAAGGCTACACATCGGCGCTCTGGTGAACCAAATGCAGCGCAAGTATCCCGAGTTGCTGGTCGAGCTGACGCTGACGAACACCTTCGTCGATCCGGTGCAGGCGGGCGCCGACGTCATTCTCCGGGTCGGTCGCCTGGTCGACTCCGGTTTGATCGGCAAAGTCGTATGCAATCAGCGCTATGTCCTTGCCGCTAGTCCCGCCTACCTGGCCGAGCATGGCACGCCGGCCAATCCGGAAGACCTCCTGCAGCACAGCTGTCTCCTGTACAAGGGACTCGTCGAGCCACAGCGCTGGCATTTCAGGCGTAGCGCTGACGAGGACTACGAGCCACTGGTCGTCAGCGGCCCCTTACGCAGCAATAATTCGGAAATCCTGATCCAGGCGGCGATTGCCGGGCGCGGCATTGTGCTGTTTCCGACCTGGCTGTTCCCACCTACGAGCTTCAAGGACGGCAGGCTCGTGAGCCTGCTGGCCGACTGGGAAATGTCGGCGTACGCGGACCAGCTCTACATCCAGATCCTCTCCCCGGAGAACCGGCTGCGCTCGCAGAAAGTGCGCGACGTATCCGCATTCCTTGTCGAGGCGATCGGATCGCCACCCTATTGGGAGCAGTGGATCTGA